The DNA sequence CGCCGTATTCCTTGCGCTGGATCAGCACCTTGTCCCAATGGATTGCCGACTTGTTGCCGTTGTAGGCTTCATCGTAGCATTGTCCCGGTGTGAGGTGAATCGAGCCGGCGATCTTTTCATCGAAGAGGGTGTCCTTCATCGGGTGAAGCACCATCGGGTTGACGCCGATCGACCATTCGCCGATGTAGCGCGCACCCGGATCGGTGTCGAGAATGCGATTGAGTTTGGCGGTGTCGTTCTTGGCAGTGGCTTTGACGATCTTGCCGTTGACGAATTCGTAGCGGATGCCTTCGAAGACGGTGCCTTCATATAATGACGGCGTGTTGTAGGTGATGACGCCGTTGATCGAGTCGCGCACCGGAGCGGTGTAGACCTCGCCGTCGGGAATGTTGCGGCCGCCTTCGCACTTGACGACGCCGATGCCCTTGATCGAAAATTTCAGATCGGTGTCGCCGGGTCCTTTGATGTGGACCTTGTTGGCGCGCTTCATCAATTTGACCAGCGGGTCCATCGCCTTGGACATTTTCTTGTAGTCGATACAGCAGACATTGAAATAGAAGTCTTCGAATTCTTCCTGCGACTTCTGCGCGAGTTGCGCCATTGCATTGTTGGGATAGCGAAGCACGACCCACTTGGTGCGCTTGACGCGTTCTTCAAGATGCACCGGATGATAGAAGAGCTTGTTCCAGGCTTTGATCTTCGCGCCGGGGACATCATTGAGGTCGAACGGATTTTCGCTTCCGCGTACGCCGATGTAGCAGTGCGCTTGTTTCATCATCGAGAGTTGGAACTTCGCGAATCCCTTGATTTGCTCTTCGTTGTTGGTGAGCAGGAACTGGCGGATGAGGGACTCATCGTTGTAAAACCAGAAGGGGACGCCGCCGGCTTTGGTGACGGCGCGGATGATGGCTTTGCCGAGTTCAAGCGTGGGGATGCCTTTGATTTCGATATAGACGATTTCGCCTTTTTTCACGCGACAGGACCAATTGACGAGAATGTCGGCGAGTTTGTCGTGACGGGGATCTTGCATTTGTGAACCTCCAAAGTGAGAATTTGTAATCGCGATTAATTAAGTGGTCGGGGAAGCACAAATCAATTATAATCGCGCGTGAAATGAAGAATGAAGGCCGTGAGCCTCGTTAAGAGCCTCAGAGGGGAATTGCTGAACCTCGCGTTTGCGTTTCGGGGACGGGCGTTGCGAACCCTCAAACAGATTCTCAAATCCGGAGTGAAGTCAATTAGGGGTTTCGACCTACTGCGTGGCGTCATAGCGATTGTGGTAGGGGTTGCATTGATCGGGTGTGCGAAGGATGTGGCGCCGCAAGGTGGGCCGGCGGATTTGACGCCGCCGGAGATTTTGCAAGCGACGCCGGCATCAGGTGCGATTGGCGTCGGTGTCAACGACGTCATCGAGTTTGAATTCACTGAGCGCATCAATGGCAAGACGATCGGCAATGCGTTGTTCATTTCGCCGCCGCTCAAAGAAGAACCGCGCTTGCGAGTCAAGGGCAGTCGACTGCGGATTATTCCATCGGTGCCGCTTGATTCGGGGAAGACCTATGTCGTGACGCTGGGGGCTTCGGTGTCTGATCTCAATGGCAACAAATTGAAGAACTCGCTGACGCTGGCGTTTTCCACCGGAGCGCAAATTGATTCCGGCAGCATAAAGGGACGCATCTTCGACAAGCTGAAACCTGCGCCGAACTTTCGGATATTTGCTTTCGAGAAAAAGCCGTGGCTGACCGATTCATTGTTTACGACTGTGCCTGACTACATCACCGAATCGGGAACGGATGGAGAATTCACTTTCCAATTTGTTCGCGAGGGCGAGTATCTCGTGATCGGCGTCGAAGACAAAGACCGCGACAACAGAATTTCCAGTTACAGCGAGCGAGTGGGAATTCCGGTGGCGCCGGCATTTGCGCTTCCAGCGGAGGTCACCGCAGAAGCAATGGCGATGCATGTCAGCCGCTACGATTCAAGTCTGATCTCGCTGGCGACGTGTCTCGGATATGAGGGTCGCGTCGTGATGCAATTCTCCGGTGGCAAGCTCGACACAGCAAGCGTGAAACGTGATTCGATTTTGATTACGATGTCGAATGGCTCGACTTACTTGCCGGATGATG is a window from the bacterium genome containing:
- a CDS encoding aminopeptidase, whose product is MQDPRHDKLADILVNWSCRVKKGEIVYIEIKGIPTLELGKAIIRAVTKAGGVPFWFYNDESLIRQFLLTNNEEQIKGFAKFQLSMMKQAHCYIGVRGSENPFDLNDVPGAKIKAWNKLFYHPVHLEERVKRTKWVVLRYPNNAMAQLAQKSQEEFEDFYFNVCCIDYKKMSKAMDPLVKLMKRANKVHIKGPGDTDLKFSIKGIGVVKCEGGRNIPDGEVYTAPVRDSINGVITYNTPSLYEGTVFEGIRYEFVNGKIVKATAKNDTAKLNRILDTDPGARYIGEWSIGVNPMVLHPMKDTLFDEKIAGSIHLTPGQCYDEAYNGNKSAIHWDKVLIQRKEYGGGEIYFDGKLIRKDGEFTVPELRGKFTKKALGGVPGVTLKN
- a CDS encoding Ig-like domain-containing protein encodes the protein MSLVKSLRGELLNLAFAFRGRALRTLKQILKSGVKSIRGFDLLRGVIAIVVGVALIGCAKDVAPQGGPADLTPPEILQATPASGAIGVGVNDVIEFEFTERINGKTIGNALFISPPLKEEPRLRVKGSRLRIIPSVPLDSGKTYVVTLGASVSDLNGNKLKNSLTLAFSTGAQIDSGSIKGRIFDKLKPAPNFRIFAFEKKPWLTDSLFTTVPDYITESGTDGEFTFQFVREGEYLVIGVEDKDRDNRISSYSERVGIPVAPAFALPAEVTAEAMAMHVSRYDSSLISLATCLGYEGRVVMQFSGGKLDTASVKRDSILITMSNGSTYLPDDAAIFEKEAEKLYIWSKHFVNDSIVTVNVFGLRGQDDKRVDTASTVCIIRIRGEDTDLPDIANKPTGSGSKVVYPGDSLRLEFTEPVVIPNDALTIRIDSLRTVSATAIATTPNRFAIVASDSIPLEKRMKLIADLTKVKDLYGNAPKDSTYQFDFAIASADSVGYLSGTITVEREPEVTLRFVGITRKLVYTRSQTGSGTFKLTMYPDMYTVTAFADRNRNGRWDYGALLPFGYAEPGWIVPDTLRVRARFDTEGFDLDLK